From the genome of Rathayibacter sp. VKM Ac-2759, one region includes:
- the nudC gene encoding NAD(+) diphosphatase: protein MPVPFADRLPLSRQAADRDYLARARPALYDELLGDEATRVLPLWKDRALVDGDRLVLRSAQEVTAGTLRVYLGRTTVDADGEPAGTPVIATVLTDAAAAELEPDEERWSGLRPVAEKLSDRDAGLFTEALAIVNWHASHGYSPRNGDPTVVEQGGWVRRSPSDGSQVFPRTDPAIIVCVLDADDRLLLGSNAMWGNDRFSLLAGFVEPGESLEAAVVREIFEESGMRVVDPQYLGSQPWPFPASLMVGFTARLAADQAPSALKPDGEEIVELRWFTRQQLHDSLESVLLPGRSSIARAMIEDWYGGELENGPILA from the coding sequence ATGCCAGTGCCCTTCGCCGACCGCCTCCCTCTCTCTCGCCAGGCCGCCGACCGCGACTACCTCGCGCGCGCGCGACCGGCGCTCTACGACGAGCTGCTCGGCGACGAGGCGACGCGGGTGCTGCCGCTCTGGAAGGACAGGGCGCTCGTCGACGGCGACAGGCTCGTGCTCCGCAGCGCTCAGGAGGTGACCGCGGGCACCCTCCGCGTCTACCTCGGCCGCACGACCGTCGACGCCGACGGCGAGCCGGCGGGCACCCCCGTCATCGCGACCGTGCTGACCGACGCGGCCGCCGCCGAGCTCGAGCCCGACGAGGAGCGCTGGAGCGGCCTCCGCCCCGTCGCCGAGAAGCTCAGCGACCGCGACGCGGGCCTCTTCACCGAGGCGCTCGCGATCGTCAACTGGCACGCCTCCCACGGCTACTCGCCCCGTAACGGCGACCCGACGGTCGTCGAGCAGGGCGGATGGGTGCGCCGCTCGCCGTCCGACGGCAGCCAGGTCTTCCCGCGGACCGACCCCGCGATCATCGTCTGCGTCCTCGACGCCGACGACCGCCTCCTCCTCGGCTCGAACGCGATGTGGGGCAACGACCGCTTCTCGCTCCTGGCCGGCTTCGTCGAGCCGGGGGAGTCGCTCGAGGCCGCCGTCGTCCGCGAGATCTTCGAGGAGTCCGGGATGCGCGTCGTCGACCCGCAGTACCTCGGCTCGCAGCCCTGGCCGTTCCCCGCCTCGCTGATGGTCGGCTTCACCGCGCGCCTCGCGGCCGATCAGGCGCCCTCCGCTCTCAAGCCCGACGGCGAGGAGATCGTGGAGCTGCGCTGGTTCACCCGGCAGCAGCTGCACGACTCGCTCGAGTCCGTGCTCCTGCCCGGCCGCTCCTCCATCGCCCGCGCGATGATCGAGGACTGGTACGGAGGCGAGCTGGAGAACGGTCCGATCCTCGCGTGA
- a CDS encoding phosphotransferase: MARTHLTLAALATSAVEGLDVRSARPFTHSTHGDFDSALLTTRDGARLIVRVPTSALAEQEQLGDLVALRALTAGIRSRLPFDLQASVGQTTFDGTRAVVYEYLEGDRVLIDDVAASSGLADSVGRAIGAIHSLPASFVQEAGLPVSSTRDSVNETVAVIERAADTGHVPAALVARWESASSDESLWQFDPTVVNGSMTSDSFLRSGEVVTAVLGWAALRVGDPARDLHWLLSAPGSGTALSAYSRMRAGAVDRAVRQRAQLYAELELARWLLHGTETGDATIVDDAVGMLDTLVDSVLGDLSAPLSTDTGPVLEVSEVEELLNRTPGARTGSSAHGRGLAPVAEDSDSASSRSE; encoded by the coding sequence ATGGCCAGAACCCATCTCACTCTAGCCGCGCTGGCCACTTCGGCCGTCGAGGGCCTCGACGTCCGCTCCGCGCGCCCGTTCACCCACTCGACGCACGGCGACTTCGACTCCGCCCTGCTGACCACGCGCGACGGCGCCCGGCTGATCGTGCGGGTCCCCACCTCCGCACTGGCCGAGCAGGAGCAGCTCGGCGACCTCGTCGCCCTCCGCGCGCTCACCGCCGGCATCCGCAGCCGGCTGCCGTTCGACCTGCAGGCGAGCGTCGGCCAGACCACGTTCGACGGCACGCGCGCCGTCGTCTACGAGTACCTCGAGGGCGACCGCGTCCTGATCGACGACGTCGCCGCCTCGAGCGGGCTCGCCGACTCGGTGGGCCGCGCGATCGGGGCGATCCACTCGCTGCCGGCCTCGTTCGTCCAGGAGGCGGGGCTGCCGGTCTCGTCCACCCGCGACAGCGTCAACGAGACGGTCGCCGTGATCGAGCGCGCCGCCGACACGGGTCACGTGCCCGCGGCGCTGGTCGCCCGGTGGGAGTCGGCGTCGTCGGACGAGTCGCTCTGGCAGTTCGACCCGACGGTCGTCAACGGCTCGATGACCTCGGACTCGTTCCTGCGCTCGGGCGAGGTCGTCACCGCGGTGCTCGGCTGGGCCGCCCTCCGGGTCGGCGACCCGGCCCGCGACCTGCACTGGCTCCTGAGCGCTCCGGGCTCGGGCACGGCGCTGTCGGCGTACTCGCGGATGCGCGCGGGCGCCGTCGACCGCGCGGTGCGCCAGCGCGCCCAGCTCTACGCCGAGCTCGAGCTCGCGCGCTGGCTGCTGCACGGCACCGAGACCGGCGACGCGACGATCGTCGACGACGCGGTCGGCATGCTCGACACCCTCGTCGACAGCGTGCTCGGCGATCTGTCGGCCCCGCTCTCGACCGACACGGGCCCGGTGCTCGAGGTGTCGGAGGTCGAGGAGCTGCTGAACCGCACCCCCGGCGCCCGCACCGGCTCCTCCGCTCACGGGCGCGGGCTCGCCCCCGTGGCCGAGGACAGCGACTCCGCGAGCTCCCGCTCCGAGTAG
- a CDS encoding ATP-dependent DNA helicase, producing MIDALTIAERLDLRPPTAEQRAVIEAPLEPALVVAGAGSGKTETMANRVLWLLANGLAAPSDVLGLTFTRKAAAELGERIGRRIDQLGAAGLLPLAPGQSEPDPFEAATVSTYNAFANTIFRDNAALIGREGDATVLSEASAWHLARGVVADTVDPRILEVEASLDRLTDLVVSLAHDLADNLADPVAVAAFAEDFLRLGELPRGSSGSGMYRELERALQAVGALPILTSLAERFQEAKADRGFVEFSDQVALALRITERVPRIVDEHRARYRVVLLDEYQDTSVLQTRLLARLFAEQGVMAVGDPHQSIYGWRGASAEGLGRFAVDFGSAHRFSLSTSWRNGHGVLAAANAIVAPLAVGSAVPVDRLAAGPGASGHPVELTFPETIDEEADDVARWFAGRLAETPEPPSAAALFRVRAHMDRFAAALSRHGVRYHILGIGGLLRQPEIADLVAALTVVEDPAAGSELVRLLAGARWRLGVRDLKALRDLASWLASRDHAHRLLPEEVRERMRASVTEGEGGSIVEALDFIASRRPGEDGLLDHSALGAFSEEGLRRLHDAGTLFARLRSRAGLDLLDFVTLVEQELGLDIEVEANETRGDGRANLEAFREAAAGYLQTDDRGAGTGSSLRGFLRWLVLADKRDGLAPRPEDPEPGTVQLLTIHGSKGLEWDLVAVPRLVDGELPGTPIEGFRGWVRLGAMPYAFRGDAAELPDLAWQGCTTQKEVVDAMTAFGDTLRERNESEERRLAYVAVTRARHHLLLSGSWWAGQSKPRGPGVFLRDLEAADTIPELPAEPQNLENPLEQAPRTFRWPHDPLGARGDRVRAAAERVRVAEPALLGARGDDIRLLLAERAVRLGGGERVALPTRIPASRFKDIVSSPAEVTAQLRRPMPERPYRQTRLGTTFHSWVENRFGIQGGAEAVDTFPDEIDDAGETSVEQERLSALIATFERSEWADRRPEAVEIEIHLQLAGHVVVCKLDAVYPTAEGYQIVDWKTGRAPRDAADLELKQFQLALYRLAFSRWRGVPLESVDAVFYFVADDLVLRPERFYSERELAESLSSATGASPRP from the coding sequence GTGATCGACGCCCTCACCATCGCCGAGCGCCTCGACCTGCGCCCGCCCACCGCCGAGCAGCGGGCCGTCATCGAGGCTCCGCTCGAGCCGGCCCTCGTGGTCGCGGGAGCGGGCAGCGGCAAGACCGAGACGATGGCGAACCGGGTGCTGTGGCTCCTGGCCAACGGGCTCGCGGCTCCGTCCGACGTCCTCGGGCTGACCTTCACCAGGAAGGCCGCCGCCGAGCTCGGCGAGCGCATCGGCCGCCGCATCGATCAGCTCGGAGCGGCGGGACTGCTGCCGCTCGCGCCCGGGCAGTCCGAGCCCGATCCGTTCGAGGCGGCGACCGTCTCGACCTACAACGCCTTCGCCAACACGATCTTCCGCGACAACGCGGCGCTCATCGGGCGCGAGGGCGATGCGACCGTCCTGTCCGAGGCGTCGGCCTGGCACCTGGCCCGCGGCGTCGTCGCCGACACGGTCGACCCGCGGATCCTCGAGGTCGAGGCGAGCCTCGACCGGCTCACCGACCTGGTCGTGTCCCTCGCGCACGACCTCGCCGACAACCTCGCCGACCCGGTCGCCGTCGCCGCCTTCGCCGAGGACTTCCTCCGGCTCGGCGAGCTGCCCCGCGGCTCGAGCGGCAGCGGGATGTACCGCGAGCTCGAGCGGGCGCTCCAGGCGGTCGGGGCGCTGCCGATCCTGACGTCGCTCGCCGAGCGGTTCCAGGAGGCGAAGGCCGATCGCGGCTTCGTCGAGTTCTCGGACCAGGTCGCGCTCGCGCTGCGCATCACCGAGCGCGTGCCGCGGATCGTCGACGAGCACCGAGCCCGCTACCGCGTCGTGCTCCTCGACGAGTACCAGGACACCTCCGTCCTCCAGACGCGGCTGCTCGCCCGGCTCTTCGCCGAGCAGGGCGTGATGGCCGTGGGCGACCCGCACCAGTCGATCTACGGCTGGCGGGGCGCGAGCGCCGAGGGACTCGGGCGCTTCGCGGTCGACTTCGGCTCGGCGCACCGCTTCTCCCTCTCGACGAGCTGGCGCAACGGCCACGGGGTCCTCGCCGCGGCGAACGCGATCGTCGCGCCCCTCGCGGTCGGCAGCGCCGTCCCCGTCGACCGGCTCGCCGCCGGCCCCGGAGCGAGCGGGCACCCCGTCGAGCTGACCTTCCCCGAGACGATCGACGAGGAGGCCGACGACGTCGCCCGCTGGTTCGCCGGGCGGCTGGCCGAGACCCCGGAGCCGCCCTCGGCGGCGGCGCTGTTCCGCGTCCGCGCCCACATGGACCGCTTCGCCGCGGCTCTGTCGCGGCACGGCGTCCGGTATCACATCCTCGGGATCGGCGGCCTGCTGCGGCAGCCCGAGATCGCCGACCTGGTCGCCGCGCTGACGGTCGTCGAGGATCCGGCAGCCGGCAGCGAGCTCGTGCGCCTGCTCGCCGGCGCGCGCTGGCGGCTCGGCGTGCGCGACCTCAAGGCGCTGCGCGACCTCGCCTCCTGGCTCGCCTCGCGCGATCACGCGCACCGCCTGCTGCCGGAGGAGGTCCGCGAGCGGATGCGCGCCTCCGTCACCGAGGGCGAGGGCGGCTCGATCGTCGAGGCTCTCGACTTCATCGCCTCGCGCCGCCCGGGGGAGGACGGCCTGCTCGACCACTCCGCCCTCGGCGCGTTCAGCGAGGAGGGGCTGCGGCGCCTGCACGACGCGGGCACGCTGTTCGCCCGCCTCCGAAGCCGCGCCGGGCTCGACCTGCTCGACTTCGTGACCCTCGTCGAGCAGGAGCTAGGCCTCGACATCGAGGTGGAGGCCAACGAGACCCGTGGCGACGGCCGCGCCAACCTCGAGGCGTTCCGCGAGGCGGCGGCGGGATACCTGCAGACCGACGACCGCGGGGCGGGCACCGGATCCTCGCTCCGCGGCTTCCTCCGCTGGCTCGTCCTCGCCGACAAGCGCGACGGCCTCGCCCCGCGTCCGGAGGACCCGGAGCCGGGCACCGTGCAGCTGCTCACGATCCACGGCTCGAAGGGCCTCGAGTGGGATCTCGTCGCGGTGCCCCGGCTCGTCGACGGCGAGCTCCCGGGCACGCCGATCGAGGGCTTCCGCGGCTGGGTGCGACTCGGGGCGATGCCCTACGCCTTCCGCGGCGACGCGGCCGAGCTGCCCGACCTCGCCTGGCAGGGCTGCACGACGCAGAAGGAGGTCGTCGACGCGATGACCGCGTTCGGCGACACCCTGCGCGAGCGCAACGAGTCGGAGGAGCGCCGCCTCGCGTACGTCGCCGTCACCCGCGCCCGGCACCACCTGCTCCTCAGCGGCTCGTGGTGGGCCGGTCAGTCCAAGCCCCGGGGGCCGGGGGTGTTCCTCCGCGATCTGGAGGCCGCCGACACCATCCCGGAGCTGCCGGCCGAGCCTCAGAACCTCGAGAACCCGCTCGAGCAGGCGCCGCGCACCTTCCGCTGGCCGCACGACCCCCTGGGCGCCCGCGGCGACCGGGTCCGCGCCGCCGCCGAGCGGGTCCGGGTCGCCGAGCCCGCGCTCCTCGGCGCGCGCGGCGACGACATCCGGCTCCTGCTCGCCGAGCGGGCGGTGCGCCTGGGCGGAGGAGAGCGCGTCGCCCTCCCCACCCGCATCCCCGCCTCGCGCTTCAAGGACATCGTGAGCAGCCCCGCCGAGGTCACCGCCCAGCTGCGCCGGCCGATGCCCGAGCGGCCCTACCGGCAGACCCGGCTCGGCACGACCTTCCACTCCTGGGTCGAGAACCGCTTCGGCATCCAGGGCGGAGCCGAGGCCGTCGACACCTTCCCCGACGAGATCGACGACGCGGGCGAGACGAGTGTCGAGCAGGAGCGGTTGTCCGCGCTGATCGCGACCTTCGAGCGCTCGGAGTGGGCCGACCGCCGGCCGGAGGCCGTCGAGATCGAGATCCACCTGCAGCTCGCCGGGCACGTCGTCGTCTGCAAGCTCGACGCCGTCTACCCGACCGCGGAGGGGTACCAGATCGTCGACTGGAAGACCGGCCGCGCACCTCGGGACGCGGCCGATCTCGAGCTCAAGCAGTTCCAGCTCGCGCTCTACCGCCTGGCCTTCTCCCGCTGGCGCGGGGTCCCGCTCGAGAGCGTCGACGCCGTGTTCTACTTCGTCGCCGACGACCTCGTGCTGCGTCCCGAGCGCTTCTACTCGGAGCGGGAGCTCGCGGAGTCGCTGTCCTCGGCCACGGGGGCGAGCCCGCGCCCGTGA